Genomic DNA from Candidatus Sulfurimonas marisnigri:
ACCACTTCTTAAAATCTTTCTCTAAAAAACCCTGTAGCTCTGTTGGACCTTTAAGTATTTCCCATCGTTTATGGAATTTTTTTAATTTTTCTCTCATAGTATCATGGTCACTTTTATGCACTTGAAAATGACTATAGTTATTTTGCTCCATCATATCTTCTTCCGTTTTAAAGTGATCTTCGATATCAAACATAACTACTTTGAAAAGTTCATCTATTTTATCTATATCTTTGGCTACAACAGCATCATAAAAATCATTTATAACTTGTATCTCTTCTTCATGTAACATATTAATTACTTCATTCGCTACTTGTTGTATATCTTGTTCTTGTATTAGCATTTTATCTCCATAAAATAAGGTTTGAAAAAATATTATAGCTATAAAAAATTTATACTTACTGACAAATATTAAGAAATTTAAATATATATATAAAGTTTAAAGAGTAATGTTAGTCCAAAACATTGATAAGAAAGTTTACTGTATTCAACTAGGTAAATGTAATTTTAATAGCAGGTACTTAAAATGTAAGTACCAAA
This window encodes:
- a CDS encoding bacteriohemerythrin, with the protein product MLIQEQDIQQVANEVINMLHEEEIQVINDFYDAVVAKDIDKIDELFKVVMFDIEDHFKTEEDMMEQNNYSHFQVHKSDHDTMREKLKKFHKRWEILKGPTELQGFLEKDFKKWLILHISKWDTETALHLANSN